A window of Rhinatrema bivittatum chromosome 2, aRhiBiv1.1, whole genome shotgun sequence contains these coding sequences:
- the LOC115083832 gene encoding gastrula zinc finger protein XlCGF57.1-like isoform X1, whose product MDQRTLNSHHTGETPHINCAKNFNKKVPLTIHQKLYTNHDVLVPFTEREKSFLDRSDLIIYERAHTGERHCPCNGCEKSFSRKGNLIIHQKEHAGERAFACTECGESFLLMENLIIHQRTHTGEKPYPCNQCGKSFSQKGTLTQHLRIHTGERPYPCTDCEKSFSQKGALNQHLRIHTGERPFPCTYCEKRFIKRRDLLIHKRIHTGERPFPCNECGKSFREKGALTKHMRIHTAERPFSCSECGKSFSLKEGLIRHKKTHTGERPFPCTECEKNFVQKKNLIIHQRTHTGERPFPCSDCGKSFIKKEYLRVHQRIHTGEKPFSCKECRKSFSQKSDLIQHLRIHTGEKPFPCNECGKSFREKGSLTKHLRIHTGERPYTCAECGKSFSQKGNLLIHQRTHKGERPFACTHCEKCFMKMRDLLIHQRTHTGERPFQCMECGKSFSQKGALIYHLRIHTGERPYSCTECGKRFIQKGNLLIHQRSHKGDMLPVHITPFELQKEALFGTMQVLRRALAVSLRD is encoded by the coding sequence ATGGATCAGAGAACTTTAAATTCACACCATACAGGAGAAACACCACATATAAATTGTGCGAAAAACTTCAACAAGAAAGTGCCTCTGACGATACACCAGAAATTGTACACTAACCATGATGTACTAGTTCCCTTTACAGAACGAGAGAAAAGTTTCCTTGACAGATCAGATCTAATAATATATGAGAGAgctcacacaggagagagacaCTGTCCATGCAATGGCTGTGAGAAAAGCTTCAGTCGGAAGGGAAATCTTATAATACACCAGAAAGAACATGCAGGAGAAAGAGCCTTtgcatgcactgaatgtggggaGAGTTTCCTTCTGATGGAAAACCTAATAATTCATCAAAGAACTCACACAGGCGAAAAGCCTTATCCGTGCAATcagtgtgggaaaagcttcagtcagaaggGAACGCTCACTCAGCACCTgagaattcacactggagagaGGCCCTATCCATGCACTGACTGTGAgaaaagcttcagtcagaaggGAGCGCTTAATCAACACTTGAGAATTCACACTGGAGAAAGGCCCTTTCCATGCACTTACTGCGAGAAACGCTTTATCAAGAGGAGAGATCTTCTGATACACAAGAGAATCCATACGGGGGAGAGACCCTTTCCATgcaatgaatgtggaaaaagctTCAGAGAGAAGGGAGCGCTTACAAAACATATGAGAATTCATACTgcagagagaccattttcatgcaGTGAATGTGGAAAAAGCTTCAGTCTGAAGGAAGGTCTCATAAGACACAAGAAAACACATACAGGAGAAAGGCCCTttccatgtactgaatgtgagaAGAACTTCGTTCAGAAGAAAAATCTAATAATTCATCAGAgaacccacacaggagagagGCCATTTCCTTGCTCTGACTGTGGAAAAAGTTTTATTAAAAAAGAATATCTTCGAgtgcaccagagaatccatacaggagagaaaccCTTCTCATGCAAGGAATGTAGGAAAAGTTTCAGTCAGAAAAGTGATCTTATTCAGCACCTACGAATACACACTGGGGAAAAACCTTTTCCATGcaatgaatgtgggaaaagctttagggagaagggaagtctTACAAAACACTTgagaattcacactggagagagaccctaTACATGtgctgaatgtgggaaaagcttcagtcagaaggGAAACCTTCTGATACACCAGAGAACCCATAAAGGAGAGAGGCCCTTTGCATGCACTCACTGTGAAAAATGCTTTATGAAGATGAGAGATCTTCTGATACACCAGAGAACCCACACAGGGGAGAGGCCATTTCAATGCATGGAATGTGGaaaaagcttcagtcagaaggGAGCTCTTATATACCACCTGAGAATTCACACTGGAGAAAGACCCTattcatgtactgaatgtgggaaaagatTTATTCAGAAAGGGAATCTTTTGATACACCAGAGAAGTCATAAAGGAGACATGTTGCCTGTACATATTACACCCtttgaactccagaaggaagctttatttggcacaatgcaagtattaagaagagcattagcagtGAGTTTGAGAGACTGA